The Paenibacillus mucilaginosus 3016 genome includes the window GAGATCACGAACATTTTTACCGACGCGCTGAACACGGTTCAAAGCCGCAGCGAGACGCCATAATCGGGCGGCGCACACGGCAGCCTGCGGTTCGTACCCGGATTCGCAGGCTCCGGTGTTTCCCGGAGGGAGTCACCTCCGGCAGTACATAACGAAAGAGGGGAGCCTTATGCTGATCGACGCCGTGCTGCTCGTTATTTTGGCGGTATGCACAGTCACGGATATCCGAACACGCAAAATTTACAACAAAGTCATCGGTCCCGGCCTGCTGGCCGCACTGGGACTGCAGGCAGCGGAGGGCGGCTGGAGCGGGGTTCTCGGTGCCGGTATCGGCTTCGCCGCCGGCCTCGGCATTCTGCTGATTCCCTACATCTTGGGCGGTATGGGAGCAGGCGACGTCAAGCTCCTGGCGCTGGTCGGCGCCTTCAAGGGAGCGGCCTTCGTCGGGATGGCCGCCGTGTACATGGCGCTGCTGGGCGGGGCGATGGCCCTGTGCCTGCTTCTGCTGCGACGGGGCTGGAAGGAGAGGGCGCGCAGCCTCTGGGCAGCCATGGTCTCGGTGCGCTCGGGCCTCGGACTGCCCGCCGCGCAGCCCCTGCCTGGCGGGGCGGCAGCACTCACGTATCCGTACGGTCCGGCGATTGCCGGCGGCTGCCTCCTCTGCTACCTGGCGAGAGGATGGGGGATCGGATGAAGCGGATGAAGGAGGATGGGGAGCGGAGCGGTACGGGGGGCAGGCAGCGGGGGCGTACCGCTCTCCGCAGGCACCGGCTGCTCCGGGAGGAGCACGGCCAGTCCTTGACGGAGCTGGCCCTGATGCTCCCGCTCCTGCTGCTGCTGGTCTGCGGCGTCGTGGATTTCGGCCGCGTGCTGTATGCCTACCTGCACCTGAACCTTGCGGCGCAGGAGACGGTCCGCCTCGGGGGGCTGGGCCGCAGCGATGCGGAGATCACCGCGTTCGCCCGCAGTTACGTTCATCTGGGCGGAGCGGAGTCGCTGGTGGTGACCATTGCTCCCCTGCAGGCGCAGCGCCGGTCCGGCGAGTATATCAAAGTTACCTTAAGCTATCCGGTAGGGTACATCACCCCGCTTGTGGGAGGGCTGCTGCCGGCGCCGGTTGTGGCGGCGGATTCAACCATACGGGTGGAGTGAGACATAAGACAAAGCCAACAAGGAAGGGGGAAGAGTCATGGGAAGACGTTTCCTCGGGGAACAGCAGGGCAGCGCGCTGGTCCTCGCCGCCTTGATGCTGGCGGTGCTGCTTGGCGCAGCGGGCCTGGTCATCGACGGGGGGACGGTCTACGTGCAGAAGAGCCGGCTGCAGAAAGCCGCTAATGCGGCGGCGCTGTCGGGGGCTCAGGAGCTGACGGGCGCGCAGGCCGCGGTGAACGGGGTCGTCCGGGAGGTGCTGCTCCGGCACGGAGAGGAGCCGTCCCTCGTGTCTTCGCAGGTCGAGCTTGGCCGCAAGGTGACGGTGTCGCTCCGCCGGGAGGTGAAGCTCGGCTTCTCCGGGCTGTTCGGGCGGGAATCCGCACCGGTGGAAGCCCGGGCCGCGGCGGAGATCCTGACGATGGGCGAAGCGGCCGGAGCCGCACCCCTCGGGATTGACGAGAGCATCCCGCTCGAATTCGGCCGCCAGTACCGGCTGAAGGTCGACCAGACGGAAGTCAGCTACGGCAACTTCGGGGTTCTGGCGCTGGGAGGCACCGGGGCGGCGACATACGAGGATAATCTGAAGTACGGCTACAAGAAAGCGCTCAAGGTCGGCGATATCATCGAGACGCAGACGGGCAATATCGCGGACAAGACGCGGGGGGGCGTCAACGAGAGGATCAACAGCTGCCCCTACCCGGACGGGGATTATTCCCACCGGGACTGCACCCGGATTATCCTGATCCCGGTGTACAAGCCCTACGCCCAGACGTCCAGCCAGCTCAAGCAGGTGGAAATCAAGGGGTTCGCCTACTTCTATATCTCGAAGCCGATGGCTCCCAAGGACACCTATATCGACGGGATCTTCATCCAGCGGGCCGGTACCGGGATCGCTGCGCCGGGAGCCGTCTCCCGGGGAGCTTATGCGATCCGGCTGACAGAGTAAAGGGCGGCATCGTGGGTGGTGAATAAGACGGACAGAGGAACGGACAAAGGAGAGGACAGACATCATGAGATCCAAGCTGATTATGGCCGCGGCCCTGGTCATGGGGCTGTGCACGACCTTCTTATTTTTCAATTATATGAAGAAATTCGATACCGCGGCCGCCGTTCAGGCGTCCATGGTGGAGGTGGTGGCCGTGAAGGCCGCCGTCAAAAAGAACCAGGTGCTGGATGCCTCGCAGCTGGAGCTCGTGCAGGTGCCGGAGCTCGGTCTGCATCCGCAGGCCGTACGAATGCTGGCGGAGGCCGAGGGCAAGCTGGCCGGCGGGGAGCTGGCTGCGGGCGAAGTACTGCTCGCCCATCACCTGACCGGAGGCCGCGTGGAATCGCTGTTCGTCTCCCGCAAGGTGCAGGAAGGCTTCCGCGGCGTCTCGGTCGGCGTCAACTTCGTCCAGTCGGTCTCGAATCTGATCGAACCGGAAGACATGGTCGATGTGGTGTTCACGCCGGCGGACAAGGGTACGGGGCCTGTGGCCTCCATCACGCTGCTGGAGAATGTGCGTGTGCTGGCGGTAGGCCGCCGGATGGTCGAGGCCGACAAGGATACGCCGTATGCGGAATACAGTGCGGTCACGCTGGAAGTGAAGGCGGCGGATACCGTCAAGCTGGTTCAAGCGGATGAGCTCGGCACCGTTTCGCTGGTGCTGCGCGGCCGTGCGGTGCAGGCGGGCTCGCCGTAAAGCGAACGGGCATACAAGCGCTGGAGCGAATACACGTTAGAACGATCGGAGCTCCGGGCGGCTGCCCGGAGGGATGCAGCGATAGAAGGATGGATGGAAGGAAGGGGGAGTCCGAATGGAACAGCGGGACAACGGTCCGGGTGCGGACCAGGCCCCGGTTACGAAGCGGGGGGAGATCATCGCGGTGGCCGGGGCCAAAGGCGGCATCGGACGCACGGTGATGACGGTCAATCTGGCCGCGGCGCTGGCGAAGAATACCCGGCTGCAGGTGGCCGTATTGGACGGAGACCTGCAGTTCGGAGATGTGGGCCTGGCGATGGATCTGCAGCCGACCTTCACGATCAAGGACGTGGCCGAGGGCATCGCCACGATGGACGGCTTCACGCTCTCGAGCTATCTCAGCCGGCACGGCAGCGGGGTGCGCGTCATGGCGGCGCCCGAGCGGCCGGAGCAGGCGGACCTCGTTACACCGCATGCGGTCGAGCGGATTGCCCTGATGCTGGCCGCTCAGCATGATTACCTGCTGGTCGACACGGGGGTAGGCCTGCAGGAGCAGACGCTCCAGTTCATCGAGAAGGCGGACCAGGTGTTCGTGCTGACGACGCTGGAGATGGTGGCGATCAAGAACACGAAGCTGATGCTCGAGACGATGGAGATGCTGGGCCTGCGCGACAAGGTCCAGGTGGTGGTCAACCGGGCGACGATGGAGAGTGTGATCAAGGCGGGGGACGTGCCGGACATCCTCGGGGTGGAGACGGCGTACTATGTGCCGAACGACTTCGGCATGGTGTCCCAGTCGCTCAATCTCGGCATTCCCTTCGTGCTGAACCAGACCAAGAGCGAGCTGGCCAAGGCCGTATACAAAATGGCCGAGCAGCTCATCGCCAGACGCGAAATTTCGCATTTCAAGCCGAAGCCGCAGTCGCTGCTGCAATCGCTGCTGCAGAAGACGAAGGGGCCGGCATCGTTCTTTTAATGAAAGGCAATCGATTCTTCTCATTTCAACCATGACTAAGGAGGCCGTGTGATGAGTTTGATGGACCGGATTCAGGCCAAGGCCAAGGAGGCGCAGGCCCAGGGGGAAGGCGCTCCGGAGGAAGCGTTCGAGACGCAGCCGCCGAAGCCGCCGAAGAAAGATCCGATCGCCGCGTTCCGCGAGTCCCGCCGGACCGGTGAAGGCAGCCCGAGCCGCGAGCAGCGGTCTCAGCCGACGAAGCACCAGGAGCTCAAGAACCGGCTCTACAAGCAGGTGCTCAGCGAGCTGAAAGACGACGATGTCGAGTCGGTGATCGGCAAGCTCGACGCGATGGCTGTCGAGATTCTGAAGGAGGATGAGTCGTTCCGGGGCCGGATCGACCGCAAGAAGGTCATCGACGAGCTCGTCAACGACCTGACGGGCTTCGGACCCATCAATCCGCTGCTGCTCGACGACGAGGTCAGCGAAGTGATGGTCAACGGGCCGAACCAGGTATACGTGGAGCGGAGCGGCCGGCTGGAGCTGACCCATGTGCAGTTCAGGGATGACGAGCATGTCATGAGCGTCATCGACAAGATCGTCGCACCGATCGGCCGACGCATCGACGAGAGCTCGCCGATGGTCGACGCGCGTCTGCCCGACGGCTCCCGCGTGAACGTGATCATTCCGCCGCTGGCGCTCAAAGGGCCGACGATCACGATCCGGAAGTTCTCGAAGGATCCGTATACGATCGAGGACCTCATCGGCTTCGGCACGGTGAGCCGCGAGATGGCCATCTTCCTCGACGCCTGCGTCAAGGCGCGGCTGAACATGTTCGTCAGCGGCGGCACGGGCTCGGGCAAGACGACGACGCTCAACGTGCTCTCCTCGTTCATCCCGAGCGACGAGCGGATCGTGACGATCGAGGATGCCGCCGAGCTGCAGCTCTCCCAGGAGCATGTCGTCTCGCTGG containing:
- the cpaB gene encoding Flp pilus assembly protein CpaB; amino-acid sequence: MRSKLIMAAALVMGLCTTFLFFNYMKKFDTAAAVQASMVEVVAVKAAVKKNQVLDASQLELVQVPELGLHPQAVRMLAEAEGKLAGGELAAGEVLLAHHLTGGRVESLFVSRKVQEGFRGVSVGVNFVQSVSNLIEPEDMVDVVFTPADKGTGPVASITLLENVRVLAVGRRMVEADKDTPYAEYSAVTLEVKAADTVKLVQADELGTVSLVLRGRAVQAGSP
- a CDS encoding CpaF family protein codes for the protein MSLMDRIQAKAKEAQAQGEGAPEEAFETQPPKPPKKDPIAAFRESRRTGEGSPSREQRSQPTKHQELKNRLYKQVLSELKDDDVESVIGKLDAMAVEILKEDESFRGRIDRKKVIDELVNDLTGFGPINPLLLDDEVSEVMVNGPNQVYVERSGRLELTHVQFRDDEHVMSVIDKIVAPIGRRIDESSPMVDARLPDGSRVNVIIPPLALKGPTITIRKFSKDPYTIEDLIGFGTVSREMAIFLDACVKARLNMFVSGGTGSGKTTTLNVLSSFIPSDERIVTIEDAAELQLSQEHVVSLESRPPNIEGKGGITIRDLVRNSLRMRPERIVIGEVRGGEALDMLQAMNTGHDGSLATGHSNSPRDMISRLETMVLMAGIDLPVKAIREQIAGAIDVIIQQSRLKDGSRKITNITEVQGMEGDVIVLQDIFIYRQTGVSDEGRMIGRLVPTGVRPKFYERLEASGIYIPPTVFIEEE
- a CDS encoding TadE/TadG family type IV pilus assembly protein; protein product: MKRMKEDGERSGTGGRQRGRTALRRHRLLREEHGQSLTELALMLPLLLLLVCGVVDFGRVLYAYLHLNLAAQETVRLGGLGRSDAEITAFARSYVHLGGAESLVVTIAPLQAQRRSGEYIKVTLSYPVGYITPLVGGLLPAPVVAADSTIRVE
- a CDS encoding AAA family ATPase, which encodes MEQRDNGPGADQAPVTKRGEIIAVAGAKGGIGRTVMTVNLAAALAKNTRLQVAVLDGDLQFGDVGLAMDLQPTFTIKDVAEGIATMDGFTLSSYLSRHGSGVRVMAAPERPEQADLVTPHAVERIALMLAAQHDYLLVDTGVGLQEQTLQFIEKADQVFVLTTLEMVAIKNTKLMLETMEMLGLRDKVQVVVNRATMESVIKAGDVPDILGVETAYYVPNDFGMVSQSLNLGIPFVLNQTKSELAKAVYKMAEQLIARREISHFKPKPQSLLQSLLQKTKGPASFF
- a CDS encoding pilus assembly protein TadG-related protein, whose product is MGRRFLGEQQGSALVLAALMLAVLLGAAGLVIDGGTVYVQKSRLQKAANAAALSGAQELTGAQAAVNGVVREVLLRHGEEPSLVSSQVELGRKVTVSLRREVKLGFSGLFGRESAPVEARAAAEILTMGEAAGAAPLGIDESIPLEFGRQYRLKVDQTEVSYGNFGVLALGGTGAATYEDNLKYGYKKALKVGDIIETQTGNIADKTRGGVNERINSCPYPDGDYSHRDCTRIILIPVYKPYAQTSSQLKQVEIKGFAYFYISKPMAPKDTYIDGIFIQRAGTGIAAPGAVSRGAYAIRLTE
- a CDS encoding A24 family peptidase is translated as MLIDAVLLVILAVCTVTDIRTRKIYNKVIGPGLLAALGLQAAEGGWSGVLGAGIGFAAGLGILLIPYILGGMGAGDVKLLALVGAFKGAAFVGMAAVYMALLGGAMALCLLLLRRGWKERARSLWAAMVSVRSGLGLPAAQPLPGGAAALTYPYGPAIAGGCLLCYLARGWGIG